The genomic interval ggcggggggtgcaTCACAGAGCAGGTGGCCTTCTATGGAAAAGCCCCTTGGCTGTGTCCAGCAGGGAATGGGCACCAATGCCCAGGACCGCAggcctcctctctcttcctggctCACCAGCCCTGGACCCAATTCCTCGCCATCCCTCGTGCAAGGCCAGCCTTTACAGGAACCACTGCTTTCCCTAAGGAGCCCAGGACCCAGCAGTGGCCATGAGATTGGGTCAGCCACAGGTGGCATGAAGCAGCAGTGGCCAGAGACCAGGCCTCGGAGAAACCCTGGGGTGCCTGCCAAGCGGTGTGGTGAGCCTGGGCCGTGAGACGAGCCGCTGGTGGAGCATCTAGCGTGGTGGCCGGTGGGTGTGGGAGGCTGGGCTGGATGCGGGGGTGCAGGGCTGAAACTGGAGCGGGAAGGATCAAGACATCACTCCAACATTCCCCAGGCCAAGTCTTCCCTGCCCCCTCACCCCACGGCACCCAGTCCCTCCGGGCCAGCCCACAGAGAGGTGTGGGCTTCCTCAACCCCTGGCCACAGGGAGTGGCCTCAGGAGCCCAACTCAGGGCCAGGAGTGGCCAGAGTGGATGTCCAGCAAACAGGCAGGGTGAGGGAATAGGAGGACTCCACTTGGCCTGAAGCAGCCCCCAGGGGCAGAGACAGCCGGGGTGGGGGCGAGAGGAGGCCAGCACGCGTGGTCTCATCTGTGAGTCTGTGAGGGCACCGTGTGCACTGCACGCTGAGCGTACAAGGGTGGGTGTGCACAGACATGGGCATGCACGTGTGGGTGTGGGCACGTGCACTGGGACACGCCAGTTTGTGCCAGTTATGTGCATGCCCCAGCACATGTGCGCGGGGCACCTGGGGTGTGCGTGTGTGAAGGAGCAGGGCGGGCAcgggtgtgtgtgcacatgctggCTGCGTGGGCACCGTTTGTATGCTTGTCTgggcatgagtgtgtgtgcacatgctggCTGCGTGGGCACCACTGTTTGTGGGTGTGTCTGGTGTCTGTGGTGTGCTCACAGGATTCCGGTACCTCCCCCCAAGCCCACCCTGTGATCTTGCTCATCTCAGCTCTCACCCCAACACCCCAAGTGCTCCTAAACCTCACCAGGACCAAGCAGCCCCAGCACAAGCACCCAACACCCCAGTGCCCTGAGCCCAAGAGCCCAAGAGCCTGGCTGAGCGCccgccctgcccccagcccctccgcTCCCTCAGCACCTCATTCCCAGCTCTCTGCCAGGAACCCTTTCCCGCCCCCGACACCCAGGCTCAGACCCGGGTCTCAGGACTCAAAAGTGACTTTATTTCTCCACAGAAGACGCCCTTCCAGCTGGGCTGTTGCTTCACTTCCCCTCCGGGACCTGGGGGTCCCCCCCCACCCTCATCCCCAGGCCTCCTGCCCAGATGGCCTGGTTTCCTGGAGATGTCCAGCTGCCCAGGACTCAGAGCTGGCGGAGAGACAGGGAGGCTTCACGTCGGGGGAGGAGTGAGAGCCACAGGCCACAGCCACGGAGCTGGGCCAAggctgcccccagccccagccacgcCAGGCTGGGGAGAGGGCAGCCACAGGCTCAGGGGAGCAAGCTCAGAAGCCCCATGGGAAGGAGGAGACATCAGGGTCCAGCCCAGAGGAGGGCAGGCCCCAGGCTGAGCAGGAGCCCcccggccagggcccagggactGTGCCCTGCCCCTGCTGCCCCATTGCACAAATCCTTCTCGCAGCAGTCCACGTCGACCTTTAAGATCCCAGAGTTAATAAACCCCATCAGATAGTCTGAGAAAAAGTGTCGCTTAACGAAGTCGCAGGAGGAGGCACACATCTTGTTCACCGAGTGATCCTTCCTGCCTGGGAAGAGAAAGCGTGGCCTGGGACAGGGGCTCCTCCTGGGCCCTCTCTGCCTCATCCCGAGGACCCAGCCCAGGCCCCTCCGGGTCAGCTCGGGGCCCCAGTAGGCAGAGCCGagtccctccaccctcccacgCTGGCCTCAACTAGATGAAAAGGGCCACCAAGGAGCCAGGGAGGGACAGCAGGGCAGTATCCTGCCTGCCGCCCCACGCTCTCACTCTCGTCCCAGGCCAGGGGGGCTCCGAGGACACCTCTGACCTCTCTCAAGAGCCTGGCTTTCAGCACATTCCCCACCACCCTAAGTCCCAACTTACTGCTGCTGGGATCGGTGATTCGGACACTGGCACACACCGTGTCGGACGGCTGGCACTGCTTTGGGGTGCAATGGCTGGAGTTGGTGGTCAGGGTGCAGTCCTGGCACCACAGGCCATGAGCTGGGCAAGGCATGGGGAGGAGGGTGACCAGAGGCACTGGAGTCCAAACCAGGCAGCCCCCTGCGTCCCTCACCCATCCCCCTGCTGCAGGCACTCCTGGGAGAGCCCTACCCCACAGGAGTGAGCAGGCCCCCATGACCCCTGGAGGGGGAGCAGAGGCCCTGGGACAACTGTGCCCCATCCTGGCAGTTTGAGGGGAGCCCCTATGGCCCCTCCCTGGCCCGCATGCAcgtgcatgcgcacacacacacacacaaacacacacacgggCTATACAGACCCCACACCGACAGTGCCCCCCTCACACTCCCGCCCCGCCTCACATATCCCCCCCAGAGGTCCGTGGGTTCCAAGCTGTGAAGGACCAAACTGGATTTGAAAGGAGGCCCGGGAGGCTCTCAGAGGTGACGGATGACCAAGGGCTTCCGTGCGGGGCCAGCCGCCCACCAGTTCCAGGCCCTGAAGGAAGAGCGCTGGAGAGAGCCCAGTGCCGGGGCAGAGGGGCCGAGGGCCGGGCTGGGGTCGCAGGGGTCCCGGAGGGGGCGTGGGCTCTATGCGAAGTGCGGTGGGAGCCGTCAGAGGGTGGCAGCCCCACACCCGGCTCTCCCGCGGCGCCTCGGGCTCTCCCAGGCACCTGACCCAGCCCGCGGGCCCCCTACTCACCGGGCGCCGAGCACAGCAGGACGGCCAGCAGCGCCAGGCCGAGGCCCTTCATGGCTGCAGGCAGCATGCTCCGGGTGGGCCTGGGGGCGGCGCGGGGGCTTGGGGCGCGGGTCCTCTGGGGCGCAAGCCTGGAGGGGAGAAGCATCGGTCAGGAGACCCCAAAGACCCTCTCCTTTCCCAGCCTCAGGATGCAACCTTCTCCCCGGAATCCAAGGCCGGGGTCCGCCCGGAGCTCGCagagccccacccccagccccttctCCAGAGCGTCCGCCGTCACAGCATCCCCGCCGGGAGACGTCTGGCCTCCGGGGCGAGGTGACAGCTCGAGACGCCCCCGCCCCGCGCCGGCACCTGTGTGGGGGAGCGGATGGGGGGCGTCGTCTTCTCCCCGGGGAGCTGCAGGTGCGTCCGGACAGGAATGAGCGGCAGAGGCGGGAGCGGGTGGGACCTGCCACTGGGGGGAGGGGCGCGTGCCaggtccccacccccacccctgggcTGGGGGGCCGGGAACCCCGGGCCGAGTCCCCTCCCTTGGCCTTCGGCGCGCGCCTCGGCGCTCACCGCGGATGGGGCGTGGAGCGCGGGCCTCGGGGTCGGGGGGCTCACTCACATCCCGGGGGTGTCCGCACTCCGGGCTCGGGCGGCGTGCGCGGCGCGGGGAGCTGTGCCCTTCGGTCTCCCTGCGGACCGGAATCCGGGCGCAGCCTCGTCTTTCGGGGAACGCAGCCGCAGACGCGGACCCCGCGCGAGGGGCGGGGCGGAGCCGGGGCGGGGGCCgcgcggggggcgggggcggctgGGAGACGCGCGGGGCGGGGGGCGCCCGGGGCTCGCGGCCCCCACGCAGGTAGCTGGCCCAGGCCCTCCGCGCCCCCTTGCTAGCGCGCGCGCTCCCTCCGGTTCCCGCTCCCTCCCTCGCGGCGCCCCCTGCGCCTCCGCGGCCCCTTACCCAGGCGTGGGCAGGATCCCTTCCCCCTCTGCTTGGCTGAGATCCCCTTGGAATTTCTCGGAAGAACGTTTACTGCGAAAGGAAGCAAAATGCACAAAGACGCAGAGAGGGGGAGGTACCCGGCGTGGCGCCACGCGCAGGTCCGGGTTCGCAGACCCCTGGGGTCAGACTCCCGCCCTGGGGCCccgccctccccctcctccccgcccctccccaaCCTCATACCCGTTTCCCCGTTTCCCCGTTTCCCCGTTTCCAGTGGCTCCAGGCCGTTCTCCTCCCCTGAGCATCCATGAAGACCCCCACCAGAAGCCGCAGCCCCAGGGGCTTCTGTCGCCAAATACTCCCACACTCGGAGGTAAAGGTACAAATCCTGGCCAGAGCATCCGAGCCTTGGACCCGTTTCTCGGCTTCCTTGGCCTTCCCGCCCTGCCCTCCAGCTCCCTAAAAGCTGTGCCTTTGCACGTGTCCCTGTGCCTGAAATCCGCCTCCCCGGGGCAGTGGGGAAGCCCCGATCTGCCATCGTGCCTTTGGTCCTGCTCCCTTTCATTTGACCTGAAAATATTTACTGCATGCTCCCTGCTGTCCTAGCCCTGCCCTGAGCCCTGGGAAAGGGCATGAGGAGAGAGACCTGGTTTCTGCCCTCCTGACTCTCACCTTGGACAAATGGTGATGCCTACTGCAGCATATCTTTGCAGGATGTGacagagctaacatttattgagcatgtactatGGATTCCACCTGTTCTAGACACTTCATATTTATTATCTCGTTATAGTCTCACCACAGCCCTGCTGTGCAGATAGTATCATTTCCAtctcacagatgaggagactCACACGGAAAGGCTGCGCTCCCTGCTCAGGGTCACATGGTGACCCAGCTGAAGTGGGAACCCAAGCAGCTTGGGCTACAGGGACTGCACACCTCCGCTCCATTGTGGCTCCAGAGGGGTGGAGGCAAGGACGAGATGGACAAGAGACCACCACAGGAGCGTGCTTTGCCTCAGGGTCAGGGAAAGCTTCTCCCAGGACCTGATATTTTAGCCGAGAACTGAATGAGGAGTTGAGATTCATAAGGTGCAGAGGGCAAGAGCTAGATCAAGGTTCAAACACAGTTCTTTTCAAAACATACAGAGCTCGCACGAAAGTAAAAGAAATCTGAGTCcataaagaaagaagtaaatagAATAATGGACTCCCAAAGTCTGCCCACTGAGCAGGAGGCAGATGTGAAACTCACAGTGGTCCTGGGCAGACCTGGACCACCACCGGGTCTGAGGTCCCggaagcagagcctgaggcagggattCCAGAGCAAGCCCTTTGGTTGGAGGTGGGGGTAGCAGCCCTGGGGAGTGGGGAAGTGGTCCAGGgtggggaaggaggctggcaagcaTGTGGTACTCAGCAGCCCCCCCGCAGTGGGGAACTGGAGCCTGACCCCAGAGAGGTACTCTGGGAAGTGGTGTAAACTGTGAGCCTCAGGTGAGCTCACCCAAGGGATGAGGGAACAGGTATTTCACAGCGACGCCCAAGAGTCATTGATTGAGGGCTGCCCCGAGGGATGCTTTCTCCTGCACCCTCCACTTGGCACCCACACAGAGCCCTCCGGGGAGCCAGGGTGGTCCCAGGTCAGTAGCATCCCTGCTTGCAAAAGCAAAACCAACGATGAATACTCTGGAGAAAGCAAGCCCCAACTTAGGGACTGGGGTTCCCACAGATTTAACTGAATCAAATATGagttcaaaatgaaaaatcagcACGTCTAAAGAAAGCAAGCCTCCAAGTGAGACTCAGCTGACAGTGACGAGCAACAGATTTAAATCACCACAAACT from Gorilla gorilla gorilla isolate KB3781 chromosome 7, NHGRI_mGorGor1-v2.1_pri, whole genome shotgun sequence carries:
- the LY6H gene encoding lymphocyte antigen 6H isoform X1, producing the protein MLAPQRTRAPSPRAAPRPTRSMLPAAMKGLGLALLAVLLCSAPAHGLWCQDCTLTTNSSHCTPKQCQPSDTVCASVRITDPSSSRKDHSVNKMCASSCDFVKRHFFSDYLMGFINSGILKVDVDCCEKDLCNGAAGAGHSPWALAGGLLLSLGPALLWAGP
- the LY6H gene encoding lymphocyte antigen 6H isoform X2, translated to MLPAAMKGLGLALLAVLLCSAPAHGLWCQDCTLTTNSSHCTPKQCQPSDTVCASVRITDPSSSRKDHSVNKMCASSCDFVKRHFFSDYLMGFINSGILKVDVDCCEKDLCNGAAGAGHSPWALAGGLLLSLGPALLWAGP